Part of the Planctomycetia bacterium genome is shown below.
CGCTTTCGCCAAGTTGCCAGGTTCGCCCGGACTGCGACTTTGGCGACGGCCGGTCCGATTGCTTGCTTCCCATCCCCACGAAAGGAATCGTATAATCGCAACGGGGCTACCGGTCAGGGAGATCGGACCAAGGAACAGGAGGAGGCCGGCGGCTGTTGGGGTCGCGGGCTGCCAAGCTCAAGATGGGAATTCGCTTTCAATGCCCGGCCTGCGGGGCCAAGCTGAACGTTAAGACCGAGTTGGCGGGCAAACGTGGGGCTTGTCCGAAGTGCCAGGCGAAAATCCAGATTCCGGCCTCTGACGAAGCGGAGGCCGTGGCGGCCGCGGTCTCGCCAAGCGGTGCGGCGACCAACGGCGCTGCGTCGCCCGTTGCACCTGCGCCCGCGCCGGTCGCTTCCAACGGAATGTCCGCCGCCGCTGCGGCTGTTGAATCAAAGTGGTTCGTGCGACCGCCTTCCGGGGGCCAATACGGCCCGGCGGCGGAAAGCGTGCTGCGGCAATGGATCGCCGAAGGGCGAATCACGCCGGATACGTTGATCTGGCGCGAGGGTGACCCGGAATGGCAACCGGCTGCGGCGGCGTTTTCCGAACTGGGGAATCGGCCGGTCCCGGTGACTGCGCCGGTGAAGGCCGAGCGCCCAGCGCTGTCGTCGAAGACCATGGTGAGTTTCCCCACGGCGCCCATTCCGCAGGATGTGGATGAGTTGGACGCCGCGAGCGCCGCCACGGCGATGTTGCTGGCGAAACGCAAACGTGCTCGTTCGACCGGGCTGATCATCATGGGCGTGCTCGTGCTCTGTGTGTTGTTGCTGCTGCCCATTTTGATTTATGTGCTCACCAACCCAGGCGGTACGCCGCCGGCTGGCGAATCGACTGGCCAATGGCCAAGCGTTCGCTCGGTTTTGTCTGAGGCGCAACTGAGTTGAGCGCCCGGTTCACTTGCTGCTTTGCTTCTCCTCAAAAGGACGACCCTGATGAACTCTTGGATTCCAGCTTTGGTGCGCGCGACGGCCTGCGCACTGGTGTTGTCTACCGCGCCGGTGCTGGCGGAAGAAGCGGAAGCAAATCGCGCCATTGAAT
Proteins encoded:
- a CDS encoding GYF domain-containing protein, with protein sequence MGSRAAKLKMGIRFQCPACGAKLNVKTELAGKRGACPKCQAKIQIPASDEAEAVAAAVSPSGAATNGAASPVAPAPAPVASNGMSAAAAAVESKWFVRPPSGGQYGPAAESVLRQWIAEGRITPDTLIWREGDPEWQPAAAAFSELGNRPVPVTAPVKAERPALSSKTMVSFPTAPIPQDVDELDAASAATAMLLAKRKRARSTGLIIMGVLVLCVLLLLPILIYVLTNPGGTPPAGESTGQWPSVRSVLSEAQLS